One Chitinophaga parva DNA segment encodes these proteins:
- a CDS encoding DUF2249 domain-containing protein: MIINANTKIAAILKQEPAALEAIISISPRFEKLRNPLLRRLMAGRTSIAMAGNVGNCGVQAFFEKLQPLGFEVDENMAAPPAPGQVPAWFPGADVTVINLDVRPISAAGDDPLAIIMKVVKALVPGQALKVINTFEPAPLIRLLKQQGYAATVTVISDNEVETLFYKHAETPHTEAGPIAPAGDWDALMQAFESRLRVLDVRGLAMPKPMLAILEALDALPADMALFVYHKRVPVYLLPEIRQRKFDYRVKIMRAGAVHLLIFRN, encoded by the coding sequence ATGATCATTAATGCAAATACGAAAATAGCCGCCATCCTGAAGCAGGAACCGGCGGCCCTGGAAGCGATCATCAGCATTTCTCCCAGGTTTGAGAAGCTGCGCAACCCGTTGTTGCGCAGGTTGATGGCCGGGCGTACTTCCATTGCCATGGCCGGTAATGTAGGCAATTGCGGGGTGCAGGCCTTCTTTGAAAAGCTGCAACCGCTGGGCTTTGAAGTGGATGAAAACATGGCCGCACCTCCGGCGCCGGGACAAGTGCCTGCATGGTTCCCCGGCGCGGACGTAACGGTGATAAACCTGGACGTACGCCCCATCAGTGCCGCCGGTGATGATCCGCTGGCCATTATCATGAAAGTGGTGAAAGCACTGGTGCCAGGCCAGGCGTTGAAGGTGATCAACACCTTTGAGCCGGCGCCTTTGATCCGCCTGCTGAAGCAGCAAGGATACGCCGCCACGGTAACAGTGATCTCGGACAACGAAGTAGAAACCCTGTTTTATAAGCATGCGGAAACGCCGCACACGGAGGCCGGCCCCATTGCCCCTGCCGGCGACTGGGACGCGTTGATGCAGGCGTTTGAGTCGCGCCTCCGTGTGTTGGACGTCCGCGGGCTGGCCATGCCCAAACCGATGCTGGCCATCCTGGAAGCGCTGGACGCGCTGCCGGCGGACATGGCCCTGTTTGTATATCACAAACGGGTGCCCGTGTACCTGCTGCCGGAGATCAGGCAAAGGAAATTTGATTACCGGGTGAAAATAATGAGAGCAGGAGCAGTACACTTATTAATCTTCAGGAACTGA
- a CDS encoding alpha-L-rhamnosidase has translation MRLHLLLVCCLIFLGKDTAFSQQQPAFSDHAYWINPGYEEASGRRPCPVFAKDFTAARKVKAASLRISAHGLYEAWLNDKRVGNAWLTPGWTSYQARIQYQDYDVTPLLKKGQNKLRVNIGEGWYRGAFGNRQTPDLWGKDAGLICQLHITYMDGSEATVFTDSTWKTAPGPIRYANIYNGETYDARVQPDQWTSAVVGDYAKDILVPSIAPPVKEHEVVKALKVFTTPKGEQVIDFGQNLVGWVRFKVKGNAGDTITLAHAEVLDRDGNFYTGNLRSAESTDRYILSGKGEETFAPHFTWHGFRYVKVQGCTVKPEDFTAVVLYSDMAPSGTFSCSSPLVDRLQQNITWSLRGNFLDVPTDCPQRSERLGWTADAQVFFRTAAFNYDVKTFFEKWMADIAIEQGADGSMPWVVPDVYGIAKARPPRLVAGWGDAVTVLPWQHFEVYNDTAVLQSHYDGMKRWVDFVSANAPGFLWKSRGFGDWLAPGDSTSLPYIDQCWWAYSTQLVINAAKVLHKPADIAYYQDQLDHIKAAFLENYITADGKTKVTPTQTAYVLALQFHLLPDSLQAHAAAELAALVKANNNHLATGFLGTPFLLFALSDHGYSDLAFTLLMQETCPSWLYPVKQGATTIWEKWDAQMPDGTLQQVSFNHYAYGAVGAWLYSYVAGIDMAAPGYRQLVIHPHVGGGLTWAKASYKTAGGQVVSNWELDGKRLKMHVEIPAGSTALVYVPGKAPRQMGSGVYDLEGTMD, from the coding sequence ATGAGACTTCATTTGCTCCTCGTTTGTTGTTTGATCTTTTTAGGAAAAGACACCGCGTTCAGCCAGCAGCAGCCGGCATTCAGCGATCATGCATATTGGATTAACCCCGGTTATGAAGAGGCCTCCGGCCGCCGTCCGTGCCCCGTGTTTGCAAAGGATTTTACCGCTGCGCGGAAAGTGAAAGCCGCTAGCCTGCGGATCAGCGCCCATGGCCTGTACGAGGCCTGGCTTAATGATAAACGGGTAGGCAATGCCTGGCTCACCCCGGGATGGACCAGTTACCAGGCCCGCATCCAGTACCAGGATTATGATGTAACGCCCCTCCTCAAAAAAGGGCAGAACAAGCTCCGGGTGAATATAGGGGAAGGCTGGTACCGTGGTGCATTTGGCAACCGGCAGACCCCGGATTTATGGGGCAAAGATGCAGGCCTCATTTGCCAGCTGCACATTACGTATATGGATGGAAGTGAGGCAACGGTTTTCACAGACAGTACCTGGAAAACAGCGCCCGGCCCCATCCGCTACGCTAATATTTATAACGGCGAAACCTATGATGCCCGGGTACAGCCGGACCAATGGACATCCGCTGTGGTGGGTGATTATGCCAAAGATATACTGGTGCCTTCCATAGCACCGCCGGTGAAGGAACATGAAGTAGTGAAGGCACTGAAAGTATTCACCACGCCGAAAGGGGAGCAGGTCATCGACTTTGGGCAAAACCTGGTAGGTTGGGTGCGTTTCAAAGTGAAAGGAAATGCCGGTGATACCATTACCCTGGCACATGCAGAGGTCCTGGACCGGGATGGGAATTTTTATACAGGCAACCTGCGGTCTGCAGAAAGTACCGATCGGTATATTTTGAGCGGAAAAGGAGAGGAAACCTTTGCGCCCCATTTCACCTGGCATGGGTTCCGGTATGTGAAGGTGCAGGGCTGCACGGTAAAGCCGGAAGATTTTACCGCGGTGGTATTGTACTCGGATATGGCGCCCAGCGGCACTTTCAGCTGTTCCAGCCCACTGGTGGACCGCCTGCAACAGAACATCACCTGGAGCCTGCGGGGCAATTTCCTGGACGTGCCTACGGACTGTCCCCAGCGCAGTGAGCGCCTGGGATGGACGGCAGACGCACAGGTGTTTTTCCGCACAGCAGCCTTCAATTATGATGTGAAAACTTTCTTTGAAAAATGGATGGCAGACATTGCCATAGAACAGGGAGCGGATGGTTCCATGCCTTGGGTGGTGCCGGATGTCTATGGCATTGCAAAGGCAAGGCCCCCCCGCCTGGTGGCCGGCTGGGGCGACGCGGTGACCGTGCTGCCCTGGCAACATTTTGAAGTATATAATGATACCGCGGTATTGCAATCACATTACGATGGTATGAAACGCTGGGTGGATTTTGTGAGTGCCAACGCGCCCGGTTTTCTCTGGAAAAGCCGTGGCTTCGGCGACTGGCTGGCCCCCGGCGATTCCACGTCGCTACCCTACATAGACCAGTGCTGGTGGGCATATTCCACCCAACTGGTGATCAATGCGGCAAAGGTGCTGCACAAACCGGCAGACATTGCCTATTATCAGGATCAGCTGGATCATATCAAGGCAGCTTTCCTGGAAAATTATATTACCGCAGATGGCAAAACCAAGGTGACACCCACGCAGACGGCCTATGTGCTGGCCCTGCAGTTCCACCTGCTGCCGGATAGCCTGCAGGCCCATGCAGCGGCGGAGCTGGCGGCACTGGTAAAAGCCAATAACAACCACCTGGCCACCGGTTTCCTGGGTACGCCATTCCTGCTCTTTGCCTTATCGGACCATGGTTACAGCGACCTCGCATTTACCCTGCTCATGCAGGAAACCTGTCCTTCATGGCTATACCCCGTGAAGCAGGGCGCCACTACCATCTGGGAAAAGTGGGATGCGCAAATGCCGGATGGTACGCTGCAACAGGTGTCATTCAACCACTATGCGTATGGAGCCGTGGGAGCGTGGTTATACAGTTACGTGGCCGGCATTGATATGGCGGCACCGGGATACCGCCAGCTGGTCATCCATCCGCATGTGGGCGGGGGGCTTACCTGGGCAAAGGCCAGCTATAAGACCGCCGGCGGACAGGTGGTGTCCAACTGGGAGCTGGATGGCAAGCGGTTGAAAATGCACGTGGAGATCCCCGCTGGCAGCACCGCCCTGGTATATGTACCGGGCAAGGCGCCCCGGCAGATGGGCAGCGGCGTGTACGACCTGGAAGGCACGATGGATTAG
- a CDS encoding cytochrome C oxidase subunit I, with amino-acid sequence MFTVNKQGDAGTVTAPNVVVPFYLYAALSFLVATFLLCASPVSPGDHYFSPHTLAITHVMALGWGTMIILGASHQLVPVLVEGKLYSHKLAHLTFCCAAVGIPLLVYAFYTFNMGWPAKTGAILINTAVALFLVNILCSRAKQDNVHVVFVVTATCWLFTTTFAGLLLVFNFTQPLLQEDALHYLPLHAHLGIAGWFLLLVTGVGSRLIPMFLVSKYTRPGLLWWIYGLVNGGLAGFVLLFLYLHRPVVYFLPLASILAAIILLIRYCYNCYKERIRRRVNKQVKLSLLSVSMMLIPLALLVVVTVLLLVTTENTRLVMVYGFSIFFGWLTAIILGMTFETLPFIIWNNVYHIQAGRGGTPSPQDLFSNKLFNGTALSYLLGFLLFTGGMLVQQGGMIRLGAALLLVCAFLYNLNTFRVAFHKPG; translated from the coding sequence ATGTTTACAGTAAATAAACAGGGCGATGCCGGGACCGTTACCGCGCCAAACGTGGTAGTGCCGTTTTATTTGTATGCAGCGCTATCCTTCCTGGTGGCGACTTTCCTCTTATGTGCATCACCTGTGAGCCCTGGTGATCACTACTTTTCCCCGCATACCCTGGCCATTACCCATGTGATGGCGCTGGGATGGGGCACCATGATCATCCTGGGGGCCAGCCACCAGCTGGTGCCGGTGCTCGTGGAGGGGAAGTTATATAGCCATAAGCTGGCTCACCTCACGTTCTGTTGTGCGGCTGTGGGCATTCCCCTGCTGGTGTATGCCTTTTATACCTTCAATATGGGCTGGCCCGCAAAGACCGGTGCTATCCTGATTAACACGGCCGTAGCGCTCTTCCTTGTCAATATCCTTTGCAGCAGGGCTAAGCAGGATAATGTACATGTTGTTTTCGTGGTAACGGCCACCTGCTGGCTGTTTACTACCACGTTTGCGGGCCTGTTGCTGGTGTTCAATTTTACACAGCCGTTGCTGCAGGAAGACGCTTTGCATTATTTGCCGCTGCATGCACACCTTGGCATTGCCGGCTGGTTCCTGTTGCTGGTTACGGGTGTAGGCTCCCGCCTGATTCCCATGTTCCTGGTTTCAAAATATACGAGACCGGGATTGTTATGGTGGATCTATGGGTTAGTGAACGGGGGACTGGCAGGGTTTGTCCTTTTATTCCTTTACCTCCATCGTCCTGTTGTATATTTCCTGCCACTGGCCAGCATCCTGGCGGCTATCATCCTGCTGATCCGTTATTGTTACAACTGTTATAAGGAGCGCATCCGGCGGCGGGTGAATAAGCAGGTGAAACTATCCCTGCTTTCCGTTTCCATGATGCTGATTCCACTGGCCTTGCTGGTAGTGGTCACCGTTTTGCTGTTGGTTACCACGGAGAATACAAGACTGGTCATGGTATATGGGTTTTCAATTTTCTTTGGATGGCTCACCGCCATCATCCTGGGTATGACGTTTGAAACATTGCCATTTATCATCTGGAACAACGTGTATCATATCCAGGCGGGCAGGGGAGGCACGCCCAGCCCCCAAGACCTGTTCAGCAACAAGCTGTTTAATGGCACAGCACTGAGTTACCTGCTGGGGTTCCTGTTGTTCACGGGCGGCATGCTTGTACAGCAGGGCGGGATGATCAGGCTGGGTGCTGCATTATTACTGGTATGCGCCTTTCTTTACAATTTGAATACCTTTAGGGTTGCGTTTCATAAACCTGGATAG
- a CDS encoding ABC transporter permease subunit, with protein MKTIIKYVLLDLLRNRTVIVYTVILAALSISIAGMEDNAAKAVLSLLNVTLLFVPIISILFSTIYFFNAVEFAELLLAQPIRRKTLLLAEYTGMAIALGIAYLLGVGLPVGLLYGSPAAITLVISGLFLTLIFAALALLVFVLFKDKTKGIGAAIVTALFFMLLFDGLLLSFIYTFSDYPIERPLLAFISLNPVDLARILVLLQLDVAVMMGYSGALFKEFLGSVTGSIYTVVCMCCWTVFPLIMAVRIFKRKDL; from the coding sequence ATGAAAACGATCATTAAATACGTACTGCTGGACCTGTTGAGGAACAGGACCGTGATCGTATATACCGTTATACTGGCCGCGCTGTCCATCAGCATAGCGGGTATGGAAGATAATGCTGCCAAGGCTGTACTAAGCCTGCTGAATGTCACATTACTATTTGTCCCTATTATCAGCATTCTTTTTTCCACCATTTATTTCTTTAACGCGGTAGAATTTGCAGAGCTGTTGCTGGCACAGCCTATCCGCAGGAAAACATTGCTCCTGGCAGAATACACCGGGATGGCCATTGCCCTGGGTATTGCCTACCTGCTGGGCGTAGGGCTGCCGGTGGGCCTGTTATATGGCAGTCCGGCGGCTATCACCCTGGTGATAAGCGGGTTATTCCTCACGCTGATCTTTGCTGCACTGGCCCTGCTGGTTTTTGTATTGTTCAAGGACAAAACAAAAGGTATTGGCGCCGCTATTGTTACTGCGCTGTTCTTCATGTTGCTCTTTGATGGCTTGTTACTTTCCTTCATTTATACTTTCAGTGATTATCCCATAGAACGGCCCTTGCTGGCATTTATTTCCCTGAACCCGGTGGACCTGGCCAGGATACTGGTACTGCTGCAACTGGACGTAGCCGTGATGATGGGTTATTCCGGCGCCTTGTTCAAAGAATTCCTGGGCTCAGTGACTGGCAGTATATACACGGTTGTTTGTATGTGCTGCTGGACGGTGTTCCCGTTGATAATGGCGGTCCGCATCTTTAAGCGGAAGGACCTCTGA
- a CDS encoding RrF2 family transcriptional regulator encodes MLSITCKIGIKAVIYLAYRFGEHTGIKEIAASINASEHTVGKLLQVLVKKGVINSMKGPSGGFYITRAQRRQPVMNVLQAIDGNELFTACVLGLNKCSSTQPCPMHHDFKPARDQIKAFFTTRRIADLCDGVNDGWAYLVN; translated from the coding sequence ATGCTGAGCATTACCTGTAAAATAGGGATCAAAGCGGTTATTTACCTGGCATACCGGTTTGGGGAGCATACCGGTATCAAGGAGATTGCCGCGTCCATCAATGCCAGCGAGCATACCGTAGGTAAGCTGCTGCAGGTGCTGGTAAAAAAGGGGGTGATCAATAGCATGAAAGGCCCTTCCGGCGGGTTCTATATCACCAGGGCGCAGCGCCGCCAACCGGTGATGAACGTGTTGCAGGCCATTGACGGGAATGAGCTTTTCACGGCATGCGTGCTGGGGCTTAATAAATGCTCTTCTACCCAGCCCTGCCCGATGCACCATGATTTTAAGCCGGCCCGCGACCAGATCAAGGCTTTCTTCACTACCCGGCGCATAGCAGACCTGTGCGATGGGGTGAATGACGGATGGGCTTATTTAGTGAATTGA
- a CDS encoding ABC transporter ATP-binding protein: MIEIAHLTKSFRKFKALDDISLEFREGQTISLLGPNGSGKTTLIKSILGLVTPDTGVIRINGEETKTRWEYRSRIGYMPQIGRYPENMTIGQVLQMLKDIRKDCKVYDEELVRDFDLQAVKNKMMRSLSGGTRQKVSACLAFLFSPDILILDEPTAGLDPVASELLKAKISRERAMGKLILITSHVLSDLDDITSHIVYLQEGKLVCYKTVDELKESTGEEKLNKVMAAIMQRNVTQRIPVL, encoded by the coding sequence ATGATCGAGATAGCACATTTAACAAAATCATTCCGGAAGTTTAAGGCCCTGGATGATATCAGCCTGGAATTCCGGGAAGGCCAGACCATTTCCCTGCTGGGGCCTAATGGCTCCGGCAAAACCACGCTGATAAAATCAATCCTTGGATTGGTTACGCCAGATACAGGCGTGATCCGGATAAACGGGGAGGAGACGAAAACCCGCTGGGAATACCGGTCCCGCATAGGATACATGCCGCAGATAGGCCGCTACCCGGAGAATATGACCATTGGCCAGGTATTGCAAATGCTGAAGGATATCCGGAAAGACTGTAAGGTATATGATGAAGAACTGGTCCGGGATTTTGACCTGCAGGCGGTTAAAAACAAGATGATGCGCAGCCTTTCCGGTGGCACCCGGCAGAAGGTGAGCGCCTGCCTGGCATTCCTGTTCTCACCAGATATCCTGATCCTGGATGAGCCTACCGCCGGCCTGGACCCGGTAGCCAGTGAATTGCTGAAAGCCAAGATCAGCCGGGAACGTGCAATGGGAAAGCTGATCCTGATCACTTCCCACGTGCTCAGCGACCTGGATGATATTACCAGCCATATCGTGTACCTGCAGGAAGGTAAACTGGTGTGCTATAAAACAGTGGACGAACTGAAGGAGTCCACCGGCGAAGAAAAGCTGAACAAAGTGATGGCGGCAATTATGCAAAGGAACGTAACCCAAAGAATACCTGTTTTATGA
- a CDS encoding nitrous oxide reductase accessory protein NosL, producing MKQLIWTGLVAGIAAFTSCKQGPQPIRYGYDACTHCKMTIVDKRFAAEIVTRKGRAYPFDDIACMVDYIKAGRNSGDVAAIYVSDYNKPDGSFMEASQAVFFYSEKFNSPMNGNYAAFSQGASAPPADSTLKGPLKWERLLQ from the coding sequence ATGAAACAGTTAATATGGACAGGCCTGGTAGCAGGCATTGCGGCCTTCACAAGCTGTAAGCAGGGCCCGCAGCCTATCAGGTACGGATATGACGCCTGCACACATTGTAAAATGACGATCGTGGACAAACGCTTTGCCGCGGAGATTGTAACAAGGAAAGGAAGGGCCTACCCGTTTGATGATATTGCCTGTATGGTGGACTATATCAAAGCAGGCAGGAATAGTGGCGACGTGGCAGCGATCTATGTGAGTGACTATAACAAGCCGGATGGAAGTTTTATGGAAGCATCCCAGGCCGTGTTCTTCTATAGCGAAAAATTCAATTCTCCCATGAATGGCAACTACGCCGCTTTTTCACAAGGGGCCAGCGCGCCCCCGGCAGACAGCACCCTGAAAGGCCCGTTAAAATGGGAGCGCCTGCTGCAATAA
- the ric gene encoding iron-sulfur cluster repair di-iron protein encodes MEHVNILNVTLLEPRQKHPAIFARFDQLLEGESLVIHNDHDPKPLYYQLLGERGNIFTWAYLEQGPAWWKVCISKNISAGNGETLGQIAAQDLRKAQVFRKYGLDFCCGGKKTVAQACAEKGLDLAAVAEELRQADKQLSARPLPYSDWSLDFLADYIVNTHHSYIKGVLPDITAYAGKVARVHGDRHPELLTIHQLVTEMGQELSSHLLKEEQVLFPHIREMVKLKHARQAFPVQYSATVRQPIDVMETEHESVGRSLDIIRRVSDNYTLPEDACASYSLLYRMLDEFEEDLHIHVHLENNILFPKAIQLEKELNNVNA; translated from the coding sequence ATGGAACACGTTAATATTTTAAACGTAACATTACTGGAGCCAAGACAAAAACATCCTGCCATTTTTGCCCGGTTTGACCAACTGCTGGAAGGGGAAAGCCTCGTGATCCACAACGATCATGATCCTAAACCACTGTACTATCAGCTGCTGGGTGAAAGAGGAAATATCTTTACATGGGCCTACCTGGAACAAGGCCCTGCGTGGTGGAAAGTATGTATCAGCAAGAATATAAGTGCCGGCAATGGAGAAACACTGGGACAGATTGCGGCCCAGGACCTGCGTAAGGCCCAGGTATTCAGGAAATATGGCCTTGACTTCTGTTGTGGTGGAAAGAAGACGGTGGCCCAGGCCTGCGCCGAAAAGGGACTGGACCTGGCAGCGGTAGCGGAAGAATTGCGCCAGGCGGATAAGCAGCTATCTGCCCGCCCGTTGCCCTATAGCGACTGGAGCCTGGATTTCCTGGCAGACTATATTGTGAACACCCATCACAGCTACATTAAAGGCGTATTGCCGGATATCACTGCTTACGCCGGTAAAGTGGCCCGCGTACACGGGGACCGGCATCCGGAGCTGCTGACCATACATCAACTGGTAACGGAAATGGGCCAGGAACTGTCTTCCCACCTGCTGAAAGAAGAACAGGTGCTATTCCCGCATATCCGGGAAATGGTGAAGCTGAAACATGCCCGACAGGCATTTCCTGTGCAATATTCTGCCACCGTGCGCCAGCCCATAGATGTGATGGAAACGGAACATGAATCCGTGGGCCGGAGCCTGGACATCATCCGGCGCGTGAGCGATAACTATACATTACCGGAAGACGCCTGCGCCAGCTATAGCCTGTTATACCGCATGCTGGATGAGTTTGAGGAAGACCTGCACATCCACGTGCACCTGGAGAATAACATCCTTTTCCCCAAAGCCATCCAGCTTGAGAAAGAGCTTAATAACGTGAACGCATAA
- a CDS encoding metal-sulfur cluster assembly factor, whose product MMVKTNFDLKCTIALALLQEVMDPELGLNVVDLGLIYALNFDEVHRRLETVMTLSTRHCPMGASIVDSVKAQLQTHFPGYGVEVTLTFDPPWSYERISEEGRKFLNA is encoded by the coding sequence ATGATGGTGAAAACAAATTTTGATCTTAAATGTACCATCGCACTGGCACTGCTGCAGGAAGTGATGGACCCCGAGCTGGGACTGAACGTGGTGGACCTGGGTTTGATCTACGCATTGAACTTTGATGAAGTGCACCGCAGGCTGGAAACCGTGATGACCCTGAGCACCCGGCATTGCCCTATGGGTGCATCCATCGTGGACAGTGTGAAGGCGCAGTTGCAAACCCATTTCCCGGGCTACGGGGTGGAGGTGACACTGACCTTTGATCCACCCTGGAGTTATGAAAGGATCTCCGAAGAAGGCCGTAAATTTTTAAATGCATGA
- the nosD gene encoding nitrous oxide reductase family maturation protein NosD: MKHILLCLLPGIALLLQMPASTAAVIKVHAGGVSSAVKNAQRGDTLLLLPGNYKEHDIIVSRKLYITGKDWPVIDGEDKYQLFIVTADSVVIEGLQIQHTGKSSVTDMAGVRIANAARVIIRNNKFLDNTYGIYLQNATACTVAGNMIRSTIGDGVNDGNGVHAWKSNHLLIKDNTISGHRDGIYFEFVTDTYIQGNRSFRNARYGLHFMFSNDDTYRQNTFMDNGAGVAVMYSHGVSMYDNEFFHNWGGASYGLLLKEITDSKIIHNQFTRNTIGIHMEGTTRVDVERNLFQDNGWALRVMASCSGGNFVKNNFSGNSFDVITNGTAMLNTFNNNYWDKYDGYDLDKDNIGDVPYYPVSAYAVITEKIPPAMILYRSFFTTMIEQVEKVMPGLIPDKLKDDHPEMKKLQL, translated from the coding sequence ATGAAACACATTTTGCTATGCTTATTGCCCGGAATTGCCCTCCTGTTGCAGATGCCCGCCAGCACGGCGGCAGTGATAAAAGTGCATGCCGGTGGTGTCAGTAGTGCCGTAAAGAACGCACAACGCGGAGATACCCTGCTGCTCCTGCCAGGCAATTATAAGGAACACGACATTATAGTGTCCCGCAAACTATACATCACCGGGAAAGACTGGCCGGTGATAGACGGGGAAGATAAATACCAGCTCTTCATTGTTACCGCCGATTCCGTAGTGATAGAAGGCCTGCAGATACAGCATACAGGCAAGTCGTCTGTTACGGATATGGCTGGCGTCCGGATCGCCAATGCCGCCCGGGTTATTATCCGGAATAATAAATTTTTGGACAATACCTATGGCATTTACCTGCAGAATGCCACTGCCTGCACCGTGGCTGGCAACATGATCCGCTCCACCATTGGGGACGGCGTGAATGACGGCAACGGGGTCCATGCATGGAAGAGTAACCACCTGCTTATAAAAGATAATACCATCTCCGGTCACCGCGATGGCATCTATTTTGAATTTGTGACAGACACTTATATCCAGGGGAACCGCTCTTTCCGCAACGCCCGCTACGGGCTGCACTTCATGTTTTCCAACGATGATACTTACCGGCAGAACACGTTCATGGACAACGGAGCCGGCGTAGCTGTGATGTATTCTCATGGCGTAAGCATGTATGACAATGAATTTTTCCACAACTGGGGCGGCGCGTCTTACGGGCTGCTGCTGAAGGAGATCACGGATAGTAAAATAATACACAACCAGTTCACCAGGAACACTATCGGCATTCATATGGAAGGTACTACCCGCGTGGACGTGGAGCGCAACCTCTTCCAGGATAATGGCTGGGCTCTCCGGGTGATGGCCAGCTGCAGTGGCGGCAACTTTGTGAAGAATAATTTTAGCGGCAATTCCTTTGACGTGATCACCAACGGCACCGCTATGCTGAATACATTCAACAACAACTACTGGGATAAATACGATGGGTACGACCTCGATAAAGACAATATAGGGGATGTGCCGTATTACCCTGTCAGTGCGTACGCGGTGATCACGGAAAAGATCCCACCGGCCATGATATTATACAGGAGCTTTTTTACCACCATGATAGAACAGGTGGAAAAAGTGATGCCCGGACTGATCCCGGATAAATTAAAGGATGATCACCCGGAAATGAAAAAACTGCAACTATGA